The genomic DNA CCGACCAGGCTCCCAAATACCCGCCCGGTCTTCCCCCTGGAAAGCTCCGCCAGGTCCGGGTTCTTTTTTTGCGGCATGATCGAAGAACCGGTCGTGTATTTATCCGACAGGGTGATAAAGTTGAACTCAAAGGAAGACCAGATGATCAGCTCTTCAGAAAATCTGGAAATATGCATCATCAACATTGAACAGGCATACACAAAATCAATGGCAAAATCCCGGTCAGAAACACCGTCAATGCTGTTCCTGCTTATCTTAGCAAACCCTAACTCCTTGGCCAGCAGATCAAGATTGATCCCGAAGCTGTTCCCGGCCAGGGCTCCTGAGCCAAGAGGCATGACATCGGCCGCTTTCTGACAGGCGAGGAACCGCTCCTTATCCCGCTGCAGCATTTCAAAATAAGCCATTAAATGATGCGAAAACAGGACCGGCTGGGCCCGCTGCAAATGAGTATATCCGGGCATGATCACCTTGAGGTTTTCATCCGCCAGGTTCACGATAACGGCTTGGAGCTTCTTGATCATAAAAATAATTTCGGTCGTTTCGTACTTGACCATGAGCCTGGCATCGGTCGCGACCTGATCGTTGCGGCTGCGGCCTGCGTGCAGCTTCTTGCCGATATCTCCGATCTTATCGATCAAGGCGGACTCAATGTTCATGTGAATGTCTTCCAATTCCGGCTTAAGTTTCAACGAGCCCTTCTCTATCCCTTTAAGGATCTCTTCCAACGCTTTGATTATTTTATTGCACTCTTGAGAACTTAACACTTTCGCCTTGAGCAGCGCCCCGGCATAGGCAATGTTCTGGACAATGTCGTGTTTGTAAAGCCTGACGTCATATTTTATCGAGCTGGAAAATATTTCTGCCGATTCGGCCATTGGGGTTCGGAAGCGCCCGGACCAGGGTTTCTTTTTCATTTGATCTTTTCCTCCAGTTCACTGATTTTCTTCTTTAATTCTATCATTTTCAGCTCTCTTTGCACACCTTGACGCTGGATCTGTTCAATTTCTCCGATCCTTTTTTCCAGATCTTGCCTGTCACTTTCCATCTTATGAAGCAGGATGCTCCGTTCTTTTGCTCTGGCAACCATCTTCTCTATGGCCGGCAAGGCCTGTTCATCAAAACCCAGGATCATTTTCGCTTCCGCCGATAGCCTGGAAAGCGCTTCTTCCTCAAAAGTGGTCGCCAGGCTTGCGAGTAATTTGCGCAATATTGTTTCCCTTTCAATGCCGATCTGGATCTCGCGCTGAAGGAACTGTTCGCTGACAATCTCCTTTTCCAGGCTGGTCAGGTCATAAACAACCACCACCACTCCTCCCCCATGGGGCAAAAACATCGCCGAAATATCTACCCACCGGTCCCGCAACCGCATCCTTTTTCCGTAAATCCGGTCTTTTTCAATAACCAAGCGAATAATTTCCTGGGCCTCCTCCGGTTTAAATATATACTGCTTATTCCCGCAATAGACAACCTGACCATTTAGATCATAAATAATTACCATCTCACCTAACGCGTTAATAATTTCATCGGCCGCTATCTTGGGATTGAGCTTAAACAACCCATGCTTAAAGATCGAATAAGCGATAATAATGACCGGTAAAATTACCAATATTGGACCGACTGAGGTAGTATCGATCGGTCCATAATATGGCAGAAATATATTAAAAAAAGTTACATTGGCAACCCCAATGATCAACGCGGCCAGTAAATAACCGATCCTCACTCTTTCCTGATCACGGGATTGGACATATTTTGAGAGCAAACGCAAGACCGCTAAAATTGGCAGAGTTCCCCAATAAACAAGAAAAAGAGGATAAAGAGGACCGCCAAGCACCTCTCCTAAATAAATAAAGGGAGGCGGCGCCGCTTGATAGCCGCTTAAAACATGATCGGTAAAGACCGCCAGCAAGCCAAAAAGCAGGCCTGTCCCGATTATCCCCCATTTGATCAGCGGGGGGAGGTCTTTTTCATCCGGAAAAGAAATGATCGAATAACTAAACACCGCGATCGCCACAGCGCCGAACAAATGCGAAAAACGACTGAAATATATTTGATCGGCCGGGTTTGGATCGAACATCCTAACAACCAAAGACAAAACCCATAAGGCTAAAAACACAAAAGTCGCCGCAATGTTCCGATTGGGCAAAGATGCGCGATTGTTAAGGTAAATAATTGCCGCCAGGCTGATCAACGAAACAGCCGATATTATTTTTCCGATCAGATCAAAATAAAATATTGAACTCATCTGTTTTTCAGCTCCGCATATTTCCTCTCAAGCTCTTGCAGGCGCTGTTCACGGTCAACCATTAAACGGTTTGACCTTTCTATCTCCGCTATTTTCTCCGTCATTTGTTTCCTTGTGTTCAGATTATTCGAGGTCAACTCCAAATAATCGCTGACAATTTGATAAACCGGGCGCAACGCATCCTCTACCAGTTTACCCTCATTCTCAACGATCTCTTTCCAGATGTTCTCCCCTTCCTGCCGACTGCAGGCAGCGGCAAACTTGTTGATCTTTTCAACGATGAGCTTTTCCCTGCGCAAAACAATGTTGTTTTGCGCGGTCATTTTATGGACCGCTTTACGCATTTTAACCGCCGGTGCCAGGTCCTTGGCCAAATAAATGAAACCCTGATCGCCGGAAAGTTTAAACATTTCCAGTTTCACCAAGGTATATTTTCCGTTTTTCTTCTTCAGGTTTGCTGTTTTTTCTTTCTCCGGAGAAAATAAAAGTTCAATAGCATGCCCGGCCAGGTCGCTGATATCATAACCGGTAATATTTTTTACCGCCGGATTAATGTATCTTATCTTTTTCTCGTTATCAACAATAAAAAGAGGGTCGTTCAAGGCATTCGTCGCCGCCTCCGCTATTTCTCCTTTGGTCACGCCAAAGATCGGGGCATAACGTAAAATGACAACAGCGGCAATAACAACTATGGCCGCGACCGAGACCAAGCCAAGCGGAACATAATTGCGCCCAATAAATATCAACCAATGGTCGATTATTTCTCCGACAACCGCCAGCAGGATAGTCGCCATGATAAATATTCCTGCCTGGCGGCGGCGATAATACTCTTTGGCTCCTTTATTGGTTATGATCAAATAGTAGAGCCCGACAGAAAGCAACCCGATAGTTAAGATCGAATTCAAATAATATCCCTGGCCAGGGACAAGGCCATAACCATAGTTATAGCGCTGATAACCGGAAACAACAATATTCGTTGTCGCGTAGAGCCAGAGGAACCCGGCGGTCAGCAAAGAAACAACCGGCCAATATTTGAATTTCCTTTCGGCAAAGGAAGCGGCAAAATATATAT from Candidatus Margulisiibacteriota bacterium includes the following:
- a CDS encoding PAS domain S-box protein, whose protein sequence is GGVSLLIGIFLFSRYHSGLGRNYFFLTTSVFLLAIAEAFLRLAPDLQTAKILGPLTAACWYCTFLVYIYFAASFAERKFKYWPVVSLLTAGFLWLYATTNIVVSGYQRYNYGYGLVPGQGYYLNSILTIGLLSVGLYYLIITNKGAKEYYRRRQAGIFIMATILLAVVGEIIDHWLIFIGRNYVPLGLVSVAAIVVIAAVVILRYAPIFGVTKGEIAEAATNALNDPLFIVDNEKKIRYINPAVKNITGYDISDLAGHAIELLFSPEKEKTANLKKKNGKYTLVKLEMFKLSGDQGFIYLAKDLAPAVKMRKAVHKMTAQNNIVLRREKLIVEKINKFAAACSRQEGENIWKEIVENEGKLVEDALRPVYQIVSDYLELTSNNLNTRKQMTEKIAEIERSNRLMVDREQRLQELERKYAELKNR
- the argH gene encoding argininosuccinate lyase, which codes for MKKKPWSGRFRTPMAESAEIFSSSIKYDVRLYKHDIVQNIAYAGALLKAKVLSSQECNKIIKALEEILKGIEKGSLKLKPELEDIHMNIESALIDKIGDIGKKLHAGRSRNDQVATDARLMVKYETTEIIFMIKKLQAVIVNLADENLKVIMPGYTHLQRAQPVLFSHHLMAYFEMLQRDKERFLACQKAADVMPLGSGALAGNSFGINLDLLAKELGFAKISRNSIDGVSDRDFAIDFVYACSMLMMHISRFSEELIIWSSFEFNFITLSDKYTTGSSIMPQKKNPDLAELSRGKTGRVFGSLVGLLTMMKGLPLAYNRDLQEDKEALFNALDTVKGVLSVYPEMLETMKVNAEIMAAAVKKGFLTATDLAYYLVRKGVPFREAHEIVGKIVAYCEESNMQLEYMSLKQLKEFSAYFEYDSTRVLSAESSIASRDLLGGTATKRVREAIKNGRKNLLHDKA